A window of Natrinema versiforme contains these coding sequences:
- the pstB gene encoding phosphate ABC transporter ATP-binding protein PstB codes for MTRNDIRNADDGDEQRTDGSATTVSEPITGADTTNDSLLDDSFDVDRGSLPADTETVIEARDIDVFYDDVQALQGVDIEIPENGVTALIGPSGCGKSTFLRTINRMNDLIDAARVEGELRFEGKNVYDDDVDPVALRRKIGMVFQTPNPFPKSIRDNVAFGLDVQDKDVDVDETVRSALERAALLEEVEDQLDSSGLDLSGGQQQRLCIARAIAPDPDVILMDEPASALDPIATSKIEDLIADLAEEYTVIIVTHNMQQAARISDKTAVFLTGGELVEFDDTDKIFENPEHDRVEDYITGKFG; via the coding sequence ATGACTCGAAACGACATTCGAAACGCCGACGACGGCGACGAGCAGCGAACGGACGGCAGCGCAACGACCGTCTCCGAACCGATCACGGGAGCCGACACGACGAACGACTCGCTACTCGACGACTCGTTCGATGTCGATAGGGGTTCCCTGCCGGCAGACACTGAGACGGTGATCGAGGCGCGGGATATCGACGTCTTCTACGACGACGTGCAGGCCCTGCAAGGCGTCGACATCGAGATCCCCGAAAACGGCGTCACGGCGCTCATCGGCCCGTCGGGCTGCGGGAAATCGACGTTCCTGCGCACGATCAACCGGATGAACGACCTCATCGACGCCGCTCGCGTCGAGGGCGAACTGCGATTCGAAGGGAAGAACGTCTACGACGACGACGTCGATCCGGTCGCGCTGCGCCGGAAGATCGGCATGGTCTTTCAGACGCCGAACCCCTTCCCCAAATCGATCCGGGACAACGTCGCGTTCGGACTGGACGTCCAGGACAAGGACGTCGACGTCGACGAGACGGTCCGGAGCGCCCTCGAGCGAGCGGCCTTACTCGAGGAGGTCGAAGATCAACTCGACTCGAGCGGGCTGGACCTCTCGGGCGGCCAGCAACAGCGGCTGTGTATCGCGCGGGCGATCGCGCCGGACCCGGACGTGATTCTCATGGACGAGCCCGCCTCGGCGTTGGATCCGATCGCGACCTCGAAGATCGAGGACTTGATCGCGGATCTGGCCGAGGAGTACACGGTTATCATCGTCACGCACAACATGCAGCAGGCGGCCCGTATCTCGGACAAGACGGCGGTCTTCCTGACCGGCGGCGAACTCGTCGAGTTCGACGACACCGACAAGATCTTCGAGAACCCCGAGCACGACCGCGTCGAAGACTACATCACCGGCAAGTTCGGGTGA
- a CDS encoding PstS family phosphate ABC transporter substrate-binding protein: MSRDTTASLSTGFGRRDFLAAASVALSGGLAGCTGVFAAEGNQVNIAGSSTVFPVTEAIASSFSEENPTVNLSMSKTGTGGGFGNFFCAGRTDINNASRAIADAETEQCGSNDVTPLEFTVATDALTVVVNPDADWIDCLTVEQLQEIWQADGAQRWSDINEDWPDEEVELYGAATTSGTFDYFKEAVLGEELNHRSDYYATERDRTIVQGVQGSEAAMGYFGFSYYSENPNSIKAVSIDDGNGCVEPSIETAKSGEYTPLSRPLYIYVAKESLAEPAVRDFVRFYMEQAATDLVSEVGYVPITDQQRDDNLEKLETHVEEVTE; encoded by the coding sequence ATGTCGAGAGATACCACGGCGTCTTTGTCGACCGGCTTCGGTCGACGTGATTTTCTCGCCGCGGCAAGCGTTGCTCTCTCCGGTGGACTGGCCGGTTGTACCGGCGTCTTCGCCGCGGAGGGCAACCAAGTGAACATCGCGGGAAGCAGTACGGTGTTTCCCGTGACCGAGGCGATCGCCTCCTCGTTCTCCGAAGAAAACCCGACGGTCAACTTATCGATGAGTAAGACCGGGACCGGCGGTGGATTCGGGAACTTCTTCTGTGCGGGGCGGACCGACATTAACAACGCGAGTCGGGCGATCGCCGACGCCGAAACCGAGCAGTGTGGCTCCAACGACGTCACGCCGCTCGAGTTCACGGTCGCAACGGACGCGCTGACGGTCGTCGTCAACCCCGATGCCGACTGGATCGACTGTCTCACCGTCGAACAACTCCAAGAGATCTGGCAGGCCGACGGGGCGCAGCGCTGGAGCGATATCAACGAGGACTGGCCCGACGAGGAGGTCGAACTCTACGGCGCCGCGACGACCTCCGGGACGTTCGACTACTTCAAAGAGGCGGTCCTCGGCGAAGAACTGAACCACCGGAGCGACTACTACGCGACCGAGCGCGATCGGACGATCGTCCAGGGGGTCCAAGGGTCGGAGGCCGCAATGGGCTACTTCGGCTTTTCCTACTACAGTGAAAACCCGAACTCGATCAAGGCAGTCTCGATCGACGACGGGAACGGCTGCGTCGAGCCCTCGATCGAGACGGCGAAATCCGGTGAATACACGCCGCTCTCGCGGCCGCTGTACATCTACGTCGCGAAGGAATCGCTCGCCGAACCCGCCGTACGGGACTTCGTCCGGTTCTACATGGAACAGGCCGCGACGGACCTCGTCTCGGAGGTCGGCTACGTGCCGATCACCGACCAACAACGCGACGACAACCTCGAGAAACTCGAGACCCACGTTGAGGAGGTGACCGAATGA
- the pstC gene encoding phosphate ABC transporter permease subunit PstC — translation MSDTSMDADLTRSANGRIAKERLYHGLLFCCAALTVFVTISIVATLAIDAVEFFRRVDPNAFFTGTEWVLRSDNPILGILPLVSATLIVMIVSALVAIPIGTAAAVYLSEYASDRMRSVLKPALEILAGIPTVVYGFFALVYLTPWLQGLGLDLSLFNLLSASIMVGIMIIPMVSSISEDAMSAVPDSLRQAGYGLGATKFEVSTKIVIPASISGIFSSYILALSRAIGETMIVVVAGGSQARMFNPSEPFANLLNSGQTMTAAMVQAVTTDLSGGTAGYYSMFAIGLTLFVITFSMNLLSNRIAARYREEYQ, via the coding sequence ATGAGTGACACATCAATGGACGCCGATCTCACGCGATCGGCAAACGGACGAATTGCAAAGGAACGATTGTATCACGGGTTGTTGTTCTGCTGTGCGGCACTGACTGTCTTCGTGACGATAAGCATCGTCGCCACGCTGGCGATCGACGCCGTCGAGTTCTTTCGCCGCGTCGATCCCAACGCCTTCTTCACCGGAACGGAGTGGGTCCTGCGGAGCGACAACCCGATTCTCGGTATCCTGCCGCTGGTGTCTGCCACGCTCATCGTGATGATCGTCTCGGCGCTCGTCGCGATCCCGATCGGAACGGCGGCCGCGGTCTATCTGAGCGAATACGCGAGCGATCGGATGCGATCGGTACTGAAACCGGCCCTCGAGATCCTCGCGGGAATTCCGACCGTCGTGTACGGCTTTTTCGCGCTGGTGTACCTGACGCCGTGGCTCCAGGGGTTGGGGCTCGACCTGAGCCTGTTTAACCTGCTGTCGGCATCGATCATGGTCGGGATCATGATCATTCCGATGGTCTCCTCGATCAGCGAGGACGCGATGAGCGCGGTACCCGATTCCCTGCGGCAGGCGGGATACGGCCTCGGTGCCACGAAATTCGAGGTCTCGACGAAGATCGTCATCCCGGCGTCGATTTCGGGGATCTTCTCCTCGTACATCCTGGCGCTCTCGCGGGCGATCGGCGAGACGATGATCGTCGTGGTCGCCGGTGGCAGCCAGGCCCGAATGTTCAATCCCTCCGAGCCGTTCGCGAACCTCCTCAATTCCGGACAGACGATGACCGCTGCCATGGTGCAGGCGGTGACGACGGACCTGTCGGGCGGAACCGCCGGCTACTACTCGATGTTCGCGATCGGGCTGACACTCTTTGTCATCACGTTCAGCATGAACCTACTCAGCAACCGCATCGCCGCTCGATACCGGGAGGAGTACCAATGA
- a CDS encoding phosphate uptake regulator PhoU: METRKVQVTGGSTYTVSLPKTWATENDVSAGTTVEFYPEDDALLLTPRDETDRQEGVLDISSLEGERLTRAVMTMYVSGFDIIRLEAGRITTDQRRAIRDATQGLVGVEVLEETGDSVVIQDLLDSSELSIVNAVTRMRLIAQSMLEDAVRALIEDDDDIAHDVIERDDDVDRLWLVVSRIFRATLRSPRAAEELGVPREDCFDFHSSARQLERVADHAAKISNIALKLGEIPEPVAEGLEELQADASTVLEKAMDALFADDAGEANQLGHDARENVLEIDEHTRQIDDMLRDLEPVQAQSLGLIVDSLSRSADYGGNIAETALQKAAPRP; this comes from the coding sequence ATGGAGACGCGCAAGGTCCAGGTGACCGGCGGATCGACGTACACCGTCTCGCTACCGAAGACGTGGGCGACCGAAAACGACGTCAGCGCCGGGACGACCGTCGAGTTCTACCCCGAAGACGACGCGCTCTTGCTCACGCCCCGGGACGAGACCGACCGGCAGGAAGGGGTCCTCGATATCTCGAGTCTCGAGGGCGAGCGCCTGACTCGGGCCGTGATGACGATGTACGTCAGCGGCTTCGACATCATCAGGCTCGAGGCGGGTCGGATCACGACGGACCAGCGCCGGGCGATCCGCGACGCCACCCAGGGGCTGGTCGGCGTCGAAGTCTTAGAGGAGACGGGCGATAGCGTGGTCATTCAGGACCTGCTCGACTCCTCCGAACTCTCGATCGTCAACGCCGTGACACGCATGCGCTTGATCGCCCAATCGATGCTCGAGGACGCTGTCCGGGCGCTGATCGAGGACGACGACGACATCGCTCACGACGTGATCGAGCGCGACGACGACGTCGACCGGCTCTGGCTGGTCGTCTCGCGAATCTTCCGCGCGACCCTCCGATCGCCGCGGGCCGCCGAGGAACTCGGGGTGCCCCGCGAGGACTGCTTCGACTTTCACTCGAGCGCCCGGCAACTCGAGCGCGTGGCCGACCACGCGGCCAAGATCAGTAACATCGCGCTCAAACTCGGCGAGATCCCCGAACCCGTCGCGGAGGGGCTCGAGGAACTGCAGGCCGACGCCTCGACGGTCCTCGAGAAGGCGATGGACGCGCTGTTCGCCGACGATGCGGGCGAGGCGAATCAACTCGGCCACGACGCCCGGGAGAACGTCCTCGAGATCGACGAGCACACGCGCCAGATCGACGACATGCTTCGGGACCTCGAGCCGGTCCAGGCCCAGTCGCTGGGACTGATCGTCGACTCGCTGTCCAGAAGCGC
- a CDS encoding PstS family phosphate ABC transporter substrate-binding protein produces the protein MADNQFGRDAVSRRKFIAATGAAGTAAIAGCSDTSSGNGDGELSGEVIVKGSSTVFPISDAMAQRFMEENPEVNVTVDSTGSGGGFENHFCPGDADINGASRPIKSEEEDHCAENDVSPIEMHIAGDALTVAVSPDNDWVDSMTFDELAQIWGDDSATTWSDINSDWPDEELELYGPDTTSGTYDWFSENVNGGGHRTEYEGTEDDNTIIQGLENSPYAMGYFGYAYYSENEDRVKALEIAESESDEPSAPSLQAASEGTYPLARPLFIYPAEGALEREPVSEFVNFYLENSSADWIADDVGYVPSNQDMVDENMSALEDAAGE, from the coding sequence ATGGCAGATAACCAGTTCGGACGCGACGCAGTATCGCGACGGAAATTCATCGCCGCAACCGGTGCTGCCGGTACGGCCGCGATCGCAGGGTGCAGCGACACGAGCAGCGGGAATGGCGACGGCGAGCTCTCGGGGGAGGTCATCGTCAAGGGGTCGAGCACGGTGTTCCCCATCTCCGACGCGATGGCCCAGCGGTTCATGGAGGAGAACCCGGAGGTCAACGTCACGGTCGACTCGACCGGCAGCGGCGGCGGCTTCGAGAATCACTTCTGCCCCGGTGACGCCGACATCAACGGCGCATCGCGGCCGATCAAATCCGAAGAGGAGGACCACTGCGCCGAGAACGACGTCTCGCCGATCGAGATGCACATCGCGGGCGACGCGCTCACGGTGGCCGTCAGCCCCGATAACGATTGGGTCGATAGCATGACCTTCGACGAACTGGCACAGATCTGGGGCGACGACAGCGCCACGACGTGGTCCGACATCAATTCCGACTGGCCCGACGAAGAACTCGAGCTCTACGGCCCCGACACGACCTCAGGGACCTACGACTGGTTCAGCGAGAACGTCAACGGCGGCGGCCACCGGACCGAGTACGAGGGGACCGAGGACGACAACACGATCATTCAGGGCCTCGAGAACAGCCCGTACGCGATGGGGTACTTCGGCTACGCCTACTACAGCGAAAACGAGGACCGCGTCAAGGCCCTCGAGATCGCAGAGAGCGAGAGCGACGAGCCGTCCGCCCCGAGTCTGCAGGCGGCCAGCGAGGGAACGTATCCGCTGGCCCGACCGCTGTTCATCTATCCTGCCGAGGGCGCGCTGGAGCGCGAGCCGGTCTCCGAGTTCGTCAACTTCTACCTCGAGAACTCGAGCGCCGACTGGATCGCCGACGACGTCGGCTACGTCCCGTCGAACCAGGACATGGTCGACGAGAACATGAGCGCGCTCGAGGACGCAGCGGGCGAGTAA
- the pstC gene encoding phosphate ABC transporter permease subunit PstC yields MSAPDFSHDASRTARGTVFRYLFMLCALLSILTTVAIVLTLLVDAIDFFAQISVVDFLTGTRWSPTNDPIAFGVLPLISGTLVITIGSAMVALPIGLLTAIYLSEYASERRRAYLKPALEVLAGVPTVVYGYFALVYVTPALDTFLPLSTFNALSASIMVGIMIIPMVSSISEDAMSAVPDSLRQASYGLGATKYTVSTSVVVPAALSGIFSSFILALSRAIGETMIVAIAAGQTPRLADVTDPAGLFLNSIQTMTAAMVQIGTGDIVGQGVAYKSLFAVGLTLFVITFIMNLVSEFVASRYREVYR; encoded by the coding sequence ATGAGCGCACCCGATTTCTCTCACGACGCGAGCCGCACGGCGCGGGGCACCGTCTTTCGCTATCTCTTCATGCTGTGTGCGCTCCTGTCGATCCTAACGACCGTCGCGATCGTGTTGACGCTGCTGGTCGACGCGATCGATTTCTTCGCGCAGATCTCGGTCGTCGACTTCCTCACCGGAACGCGGTGGAGTCCGACGAACGACCCGATCGCGTTCGGCGTCCTCCCGCTGATCTCGGGGACGCTGGTCATCACGATCGGCTCGGCGATGGTCGCGCTCCCGATCGGTCTGCTGACGGCGATCTATCTCAGCGAGTACGCCTCCGAGCGCCGCCGGGCCTATCTGAAGCCGGCCCTCGAGGTGCTGGCGGGCGTTCCGACGGTCGTCTACGGCTACTTCGCGCTCGTCTACGTCACGCCGGCGCTGGACACGTTCCTGCCGCTCTCGACGTTTAACGCGCTGTCGGCGTCGATCATGGTCGGCATCATGATCATCCCGATGGTGTCCTCGATCAGCGAGGACGCGATGAGCGCGGTGCCCGATTCCCTGCGGCAGGCGAGTTACGGGCTTGGTGCGACGAAGTACACCGTCTCGACCTCCGTCGTCGTTCCGGCGGCGCTGTCGGGCATCTTCTCCTCGTTCATCCTCGCGCTCTCGCGGGCGATCGGCGAGACGATGATCGTCGCCATCGCGGCGGGACAGACGCCGCGACTGGCCGACGTGACCGATCCCGCGGGGCTGTTCCTCAACTCGATCCAGACGATGACCGCCGCGATGGTCCAGATCGGGACTGGTGACATCGTCGGACAAGGCGTCGCGTACAAGAGCCTGTTCGCGGTCGGACTCACCCTGTTCGTCATCACCTTCATCATGAACCTTGTCAGCGAGTTCGTCGCGTCGCGGTATCGCGAGGTGTATCGCTAA
- a CDS encoding metal-dependent hydrolase: protein MVATGVHILIGLALVLLVSRSGRAEPYLVVALAAMAPDIDTFVFRPLVEFGYVSGPLWSHRGLTHSLLGGVVVVALLAYFGPWRAAAIGFGSHVGFDMLTGGVRLFAPVDPTLYGTSVDWLLLNMLASVVAVIIILGGLLGMKYDFERPIDAHAPKTTLEWFR from the coding sequence ATGGTTGCCACTGGGGTCCACATCCTGATCGGTCTCGCGCTGGTCCTGCTCGTCTCCCGATCCGGACGGGCCGAGCCGTATCTCGTCGTTGCACTCGCCGCCATGGCCCCCGATATCGACACGTTCGTCTTCCGGCCGCTGGTCGAATTCGGATACGTTTCGGGGCCGCTATGGAGCCATCGAGGACTGACGCATTCGCTGCTCGGGGGCGTCGTCGTGGTCGCACTCCTCGCGTATTTCGGTCCGTGGCGAGCCGCCGCGATCGGATTCGGCTCGCACGTCGGCTTCGATATGCTGACCGGGGGCGTGCGACTGTTCGCTCCCGTCGATCCCACACTGTACGGAACGTCCGTCGATTGGCTGCTCCTGAATATGCTCGCGTCCGTCGTCGCAGTCATCATCATCCTCGGCGGGTTGCTCGGCATGAAATACGACTTCGAGCGCCCGATCGACGCACACGCCCCGAAAACGACACTCGAGTGGTTCCGGTAG
- the pstB gene encoding phosphate ABC transporter ATP-binding protein PstB, translating into MTNEQMTSSETEPTDDQPAPTPGTGGLDDRTADTGGETMTDRTLLEARDLDVYYGDDQALRGIDMEIPEKQVTALIGPSGCGKSTFLRSINRMNDLIDIARVEGDLYFRGKNVYDDDVDPVALRRKIGMVFQSPNPFPKSIYDNVAYGLKVQGKDENVDEKVHTALERAALLEEVEDQLDSSGLDLSGGQQQRLCIARAIAPDPEVILMDEPASALDPVATSKIEDLIEDLAEEYTVVIVTHNMQQAARISDKTAVFLTGGELVEFDDTDKIFENPEHDRVEDYITGKFG; encoded by the coding sequence ATGACTAACGAACAGATGACTTCCTCGGAAACGGAACCGACCGACGACCAGCCAGCCCCGACGCCGGGAACCGGCGGCCTCGACGACCGTACCGCCGACACTGGCGGGGAGACGATGACGGATCGCACCCTCCTCGAGGCGCGCGATCTGGATGTCTACTACGGCGACGATCAGGCGCTCCGAGGGATCGACATGGAGATTCCCGAAAAACAGGTGACGGCGCTCATCGGCCCATCCGGCTGCGGGAAGTCGACGTTCCTGCGCTCGATCAACCGCATGAACGACCTCATCGACATCGCTCGCGTCGAGGGCGACCTCTACTTCCGCGGGAAGAACGTCTACGACGACGACGTCGATCCGGTCGCGCTGCGCCGGAAGATCGGCATGGTCTTCCAGTCACCCAACCCCTTCCCGAAGAGCATCTACGATAACGTCGCCTACGGACTGAAGGTCCAGGGGAAAGACGAGAACGTCGACGAGAAGGTCCACACTGCCCTCGAGCGAGCGGCCTTACTCGAGGAGGTCGAAGATCAACTCGACTCGAGCGGGCTGGACCTCTCGGGCGGGCAGCAACAGCGGCTCTGTATCGCTCGCGCCATCGCGCCGGATCCGGAAGTGATCCTGATGGACGAGCCGGCGTCGGCGCTCGACCCGGTCGCGACCTCGAAGATCGAGGACCTGATCGAGGACCTCGCGGAGGAGTACACGGTCGTCATCGTCACCCACAACATGCAGCAGGCGGCCCGTATCTCGGATAAGACGGCCGTTTTCCTGACCGGCGGCGAACTCGTCGAGTTCGACGACACCGACAAGATCTTCGAGAACCCCGAGCACGACCGCGTCGAAGACTACATCACCGGCAAGTTCGGATAA
- a CDS encoding PhoU domain-containing protein: protein MTREDYRARLERLRDAVVSMGDLVCERLADAVTALFTDDRALAGEVITDDSSVNDRYLEVERECLDLLALYQPVAGDLRFVVAAFKIATDLERVGDLAVNLAEYTLSSTDASPPIPDVDFERIAALALEQIERAVEAFGTDDADACFAIADRDDELDARCATVAERVVRTLIELRAPDPNSNRGRDIRHDLVDSPIADVISDVSRTFVIVRDLERVGDHAVNVAARTLYALENSEELLV, encoded by the coding sequence ATGACTCGCGAGGACTATCGAGCGCGCCTCGAGCGGCTTCGCGACGCGGTCGTCTCGATGGGGGATCTGGTTTGCGAGCGGCTCGCCGACGCCGTGACGGCGCTGTTTACCGACGACAGAGCGCTCGCCGGCGAAGTGATCACGGACGACAGCAGCGTCAACGACCGGTACCTCGAGGTCGAGCGCGAGTGTCTCGACCTGCTGGCGCTGTACCAACCCGTCGCCGGGGACCTGCGGTTCGTCGTCGCCGCGTTCAAGATCGCCACCGACCTCGAGCGGGTCGGCGATCTCGCCGTCAATCTGGCCGAGTACACCCTGTCCTCGACGGACGCGTCGCCGCCGATTCCCGACGTCGATTTCGAGCGGATCGCCGCGCTCGCCCTCGAGCAGATCGAGCGCGCGGTCGAGGCGTTCGGCACGGACGACGCCGACGCCTGTTTTGCGATCGCCGACCGCGACGACGAACTCGATGCCCGCTGTGCTACCGTCGCCGAGCGCGTCGTCCGGACGCTCATCGAGTTACGCGCGCCGGACCCCAACTCGAACAGGGGTCGGGACATCCGTCACGATCTCGTCGATTCGCCGATAGCGGACGTGATCTCCGACGTCTCGCGGACGTTCGTCATCGTTCGCGACCTCGAGCGGGTCGGCGACCACGCGGTGAACGTCGCCGCTCGCACGCTGTACGCCCTCGAGAACAGCGAGGAGTTACTCGTTTGA
- the pstA gene encoding phosphate ABC transporter permease PstA, which translates to MATTDESTGAWFGTDGQVSQLRGLLFKAGCLGATVLTLFLVFVFLVYVAVDAIEPGTADPAWWATVVATVAVPGVALSAYYYRFEPQAGEVAYTALGLPVAATLLAGGVGIVFRHIVSPHEWLALVVAVLVAYVALEAHERIRDAGALERAAVAVAVLGLTIAGVPGLVPSLRALILSLPVLPMAPLSLLGAFVVPIGIAVGWYLRRARESDRAGVIAGGATVIAAALGVVAGPVAGVSWTTWLILTTVVGVPVGLYVERVLRGGEGVSGLALPVALAVGAVVCAVVVDAAGFAGPDVWLDWEFLTNAHNRTPRDAGIYPALVGSVMMIIVVALAAFPVGVGAAIYLEEYAPSNGLLGSIVELIEINIANLAGVPSVVYGLLGLALFVKTGGLRPGIVIVGGLTVALLILPIVIVSAQEAIRGVPDSQRQAAYGMGATKWQTVRTVVLPRAMPGILTGTILALGRAIGETAPLLMVGVAAVVRISPNSFVGLFSAMPRQLYSWAQLAKPDFYHGVLAAGVLVLLIVLLMMNGTAILLRNKYQKDN; encoded by the coding sequence ATGGCGACGACCGACGAGTCGACGGGCGCTTGGTTCGGCACGGACGGACAGGTGAGTCAGCTCCGCGGGCTGTTGTTCAAAGCCGGCTGCCTCGGCGCGACGGTGCTCACGCTGTTCCTCGTGTTCGTCTTTCTGGTCTACGTGGCGGTCGACGCGATCGAACCGGGGACGGCCGATCCGGCCTGGTGGGCGACGGTCGTCGCGACCGTCGCGGTCCCGGGGGTCGCCCTCTCGGCCTACTACTACCGCTTCGAACCACAGGCAGGTGAGGTCGCGTACACGGCCCTCGGACTGCCCGTCGCCGCGACGCTGCTCGCCGGCGGCGTCGGCATCGTTTTCAGACACATCGTCAGTCCACACGAGTGGCTCGCGCTCGTCGTCGCGGTACTCGTGGCCTACGTCGCACTCGAGGCCCACGAGCGAATTCGGGACGCCGGAGCGCTCGAGCGGGCCGCGGTCGCCGTGGCTGTCCTGGGACTCACGATCGCCGGAGTCCCCGGGCTCGTTCCGAGTCTCCGTGCGCTGATCCTGTCGCTTCCGGTCCTCCCGATGGCACCGCTGTCGCTTCTGGGAGCGTTCGTGGTCCCGATCGGGATCGCGGTCGGCTGGTACCTCCGTCGCGCCCGGGAAAGCGACCGGGCGGGTGTGATCGCTGGGGGAGCGACGGTCATCGCGGCCGCGCTCGGCGTCGTCGCCGGACCGGTTGCGGGCGTCTCCTGGACGACGTGGCTCATTCTGACGACGGTCGTCGGCGTTCCCGTCGGGCTATACGTCGAACGAGTTCTCAGAGGGGGTGAGGGCGTCTCCGGACTCGCACTGCCGGTCGCACTCGCCGTCGGCGCGGTCGTCTGTGCCGTCGTCGTCGACGCGGCCGGATTCGCCGGCCCGGACGTCTGGCTCGACTGGGAGTTCCTGACCAACGCTCACAATCGGACGCCGCGGGACGCCGGCATCTACCCCGCGCTCGTCGGATCGGTGATGATGATCATCGTCGTCGCGCTCGCGGCGTTTCCGGTCGGTGTCGGCGCTGCGATCTACCTCGAGGAGTACGCGCCGAGCAACGGACTGCTCGGATCGATCGTCGAACTCATCGAGATCAACATCGCGAATCTCGCCGGGGTCCCATCGGTGGTCTACGGACTGCTCGGCCTGGCGCTGTTCGTCAAGACGGGCGGGCTGCGTCCGGGAATCGTCATCGTCGGCGGGTTGACGGTGGCACTGCTGATCCTGCCGATCGTCATCGTCTCCGCACAGGAGGCGATCCGTGGGGTGCCCGACTCGCAGCGACAGGCGGCCTACGGCATGGGTGCGACGAAGTGGCAGACGGTCCGAACCGTCGTCCTGCCGCGGGCGATGCCCGGAATTCTCACGGGGACGATCCTCGCGCTCGGCCGCGCGATCGGCGAAACGGCACCGCTGTTGATGGTCGGCGTTGCGGCGGTCGTCCGGATCTCGCCGAACTCGTTTGTCGGGCTGTTCAGCGCGATGCCGCGACAGCTCTACTCGTGGGCGCAGTTGGCCAAGCCGGACTTCTACCACGGCGTTCTCGCGGCCGGCGTCCTCGTGTTGCTCATCGTCTTGCTGATGATGAACGGCACCGCGATCCTGCTTCGCAACAAGTACCAGAAAGATAACTAA
- the pstA gene encoding phosphate ABC transporter permease PstA, with product MAADTQDAPDAGFGQVSRTKDVAFRVLALAATLLGIVSLAALLANVAVDAVGWLDWQFLTNPPHPDPYAAGYFPALVGSIAIMLLIALITFPLGVGAAVYLEEYADDGYLTKFIQLNIANLAGVPSVVYGLLGLGLFVGLLNLGYGTVLVAGFTVSLLILPIVIISAQEAIRSVPDSQRQASYGMGATKWQTIRNVVLPRAMPGIMTGTILALGRAIGETAPLIMIAAPTTVFGIPNSLFSKVSAMPLQIYNWASYPETEFQYGVVAAGVVTLLVVLLTINSIAIVIRNRYQ from the coding sequence ATGGCGGCCGACACGCAGGACGCACCCGACGCCGGTTTCGGGCAGGTCAGCCGGACGAAAGACGTCGCCTTCCGCGTGCTCGCGCTGGCGGCGACGCTGCTCGGCATCGTCTCGCTCGCGGCACTCCTGGCGAACGTCGCCGTCGACGCCGTCGGCTGGCTCGACTGGCAGTTCCTCACGAACCCGCCGCATCCGGACCCCTACGCGGCCGGGTACTTCCCCGCGCTGGTGGGCTCCATCGCGATCATGCTCCTGATCGCGCTGATCACGTTCCCGCTCGGGGTCGGGGCCGCGGTCTACCTCGAGGAGTACGCCGACGACGGCTATCTCACGAAATTCATCCAACTCAACATCGCGAACCTTGCAGGGGTTCCCTCGGTCGTCTACGGCCTGCTGGGACTGGGGCTGTTCGTCGGCCTCCTGAACCTCGGCTACGGGACGGTTCTCGTCGCCGGGTTCACCGTCTCCCTGCTCATCCTGCCGATCGTCATCATCTCGGCACAGGAGGCCATCCGATCGGTGCCCGACTCCCAGCGGCAGGCCTCCTACGGGATGGGTGCGACGAAGTGGCAGACGATCCGTAACGTCGTCCTGCCGCGGGCGATGCCCGGCATCATGACCGGGACGATCCTCGCGCTCGGTCGGGCGATCGGCGAGACCGCGCCGCTGATCATGATCGCCGCGCCCACGACCGTCTTCGGGATTCCCAACAGCCTCTTCAGCAAGGTCAGCGCCATGCCCTTGCAAATTTACAACTGGGCGTCGTATCCCGAGACGGAGTTCCAGTACGGCGTCGTCGCCGCCGGCGTCGTCACGCTGCTCGTCGTCCTGCTAACGATCAACTCGATCGCGATCGTCATCCGGAACCGCTATCAATAG